In Diorhabda sublineata isolate icDioSubl1.1 chromosome 2, icDioSubl1.1, whole genome shotgun sequence, the sequence GGCCTCGTACTCTAACCACTACACTATGGAGACCTTAATAAGACGATTTTTTACGCAGTACTGCTTAAAAGTGCGTCTGAAGTCATTATTTTACGTAagatactgaaaaaaataattttatgaggaaaattatcattgaaattagctgtattttgataaaattttcgtagtagacaaaatattgtatacaattcGCGTGTAAAGACCTTATCGCACGTCTAAATTATCCAGAAATTGGAAACTTTGATGTAAATTGTATGTAgctcaaaaatttgatatttaattataattgaggtaattttgaaatatttatgaattgttttgaacaataaaagaccagttatagttttgaaataactttattaaaatgaattcgAATATTGCACAAgagttttaacaaaaatcaacaACAGAAAATGTACAATGTATATACAAAAGTTTAGAAACTAATCCAAGAACGTTTTCAagataaaatgtatatattaaaaagtttttcatcccaaaatttaattttttattctccaAATTCGTTCTAAACGGActttatacagttttttaaagtaattttttgaaatgaaaagaaTTATTGTACATCACCGATAATATTACGTTCGTGAacagttttttcagtgtatattGCTTTAACATACACGTTTGACCGCTTATACTGTCTAGTAACtttaattctaataattataacaaCGTTATAAACATTTATCTACTTCCGAAAaagtacatacatacattttattcattgttcttatatatttacAGCATATCTACAATTTAAAATTGTACAGCGAGAAAACAAATTCCGACAAGCACGCATTTTCACAATTGGCTtcgtcaaaaaatgttttaaaacgaaaattaaTGGTAATTTCGAGAATAAAAGTTATTTGTCATGTAGGCCAAGcaacacaaaattttatttatagatctAAGGAgcataataatatgaaaaatgtaattttcacttgtataacagtttttttttgaaatttgaacgatttcaattacaaataacttggaatttagaaaaatatcgtCGGAATGATTagttagaaaacaatttttttcgtttaaaaaccTTTCTTTACACAATTATTATCTTTCGTTTCATCTTCGGCTTTATCTTGATGGGCTGTCATATGTCTAGTTAAATGATGTCTTTCCCTAAAGGATTCTGCGCAAACGGGACATTTTAATTTATCTTCGCGTTTTTTCCTCGTGCTTTCGGCGGCTTCGCTCTTGTGATGGGATCTCATGTGGTACACCAAATCCGAAGTCATTCTGAATGAGATGTTACATTTGGCACAAATATTTTGAGCCGGTAAACTTAGGGCGGCTAAAGACGGCGGTAGAAGTGAGGTTAGAATAGCAGCGGCGGGGTTTCTTATATCCGGCGGTGTCATCTTCAACATTTCCGGATTGGGAAACTGCGGATAACTGTAGGGTAGATCTGGTCTATATATCGGTCTGATTTTGGCGTAATTGGGTTGGATTAGGTCGGGTTGCGatttgaaaaagttgttttCTAAATTGGCGGCGCCGGTTGTGGGGAAACTTTCTTGtagaaattgattttgatatgCCGCTTGttggtttttgaatatttgattagGTGATAATATCGTTGTGAAATTTTGGTAGGTTTTATTGATTATAGGAGGCGATGGACTCAAAGAGCTTTGGTAACTTATATCCGGAGATGTGCTTAAACTTGGAGAAAGTCTGGAGGattctttgaataaattaacTTTAGTAAACGCGCTTTTTTGATCGTTGGAAGTTGATAAAGTTTTCGATCGAAGTTCGTCTGCGTATTTCGTTTTAACCAAATTGGGATCGTcgaaaatttgttgtttttgcgTAAACAACTTTTTATACTCACGAGGCGTTTCTATAACGTCGATTTCCTCATCTTCTTCCGTACTACTacaacaattttcgaaatttttatgtaGTTTCTGTTTCTGTAGGAGTTTTTCGTCTGGTAACATCAAAAAAGCCACGTCGAAAGGTCTTTTCACTGGTTTACTAGATATTTGGTTGAGTTCTTCACTGTGCAATTCACTTTTTAACATTTTCGGTGCAACTTCCATCACTAAAAACTACGAAAACTCTTTCAAAAAAACATTCACGACTTCCTTCGACAAAATCTGTAGACTAAATGCGGAAAAACGATACTAGCGGGTACAAATATTGTACAATATCTATTCCTACCCTTCAAAACAGCTTGAAACACACCCTTATGTCGGATAGAGATGATCGTATCCTAAATGGTATGGTATAGAAAGCGACGGGTGATATACGTTTAGAAAAGCACATTTTGTATAAAGCTCCTATAGGGGTAAACTTACGTTTCGTAGTAAAAGCGAACCAATAGCGTTTTAAGGGAAGGCGGAGTTGGGAAATACGTTGCTCCAATACGGTTTTATATGTTCAGATGGGAGTCGTAGTGAAATTTTTGGGGTACGGATTATATAGGATGGACATATTGAAACGATAACTATATATTTAGATAGGTAATTGGGAATTAAGGGTGTGTGGGTATtccttttctatttatttaaaccccaatatgaaatttacataatattttattcgttAATCATATATTCCGTCTAGTTTTCGAGttaatctaacctcaaaatgtgaTAAATACGAAATTCAGTTCACTATCTGGACCGAAATACCACTTCGGCTTAACTCGTGCACTTCCGGAACTCGACACTAAATTATACGCGcggtttttccaaaattctgaTGTATATTTGACCACCCTCGTATTTTACCatctaatttttaaattttaattaccacaacaaaaaaaaatcaagtgaaATGTCTCGATACGTCATTTTGAACATTATCCAAATTTTTCCAATGcattaattttcgtattttcgtTTTTTGCATCGTCGTGATGTAAAATAATGCTTTTTCAATTgaccaccctgtatatcaagaaatattcattgaatTGAGTTGTtgaaaacgaaacaaaaatttaatatatttcatttatgatCACTAATGAGTCGATTGgctatttataaacatttaagGGTGTTTTATAACGAAAagaagattattttgaaatctaatagTTATTAGTTTCAATTAGAAAGAAGCGAAATgtaaaattagctaaaaaatatggaaaaaatgaaatatttagcATCCCAGATGGGTCAAACAAGCTAAAACTTCATTTGCAGATGTAAggatcataaaaatattgaattc encodes:
- the LOC130440674 gene encoding uncharacterized protein LOC130440674 — its product is MEVAPKMLKSELHSEELNQISSKPVKRPFDVAFLMLPDEKLLQKQKLHKNFENCCSSTEEDEEIDVIETPREYKKLFTQKQQIFDDPNLVKTKYADELRSKTLSTSNDQKSAFTKVNLFKESSRLSPSLSTSPDISYQSSLSPSPPIINKTYQNFTTILSPNQIFKNQQAAYQNQFLQESFPTTGAANLENNFFKSQPDLIQPNYAKIRPIYRPDLPYSYPQFPNPEMLKMTPPDIRNPAAAILTSLLPPSLAALSLPAQNICAKCNISFRMTSDLVYHMRSHHKSEAAESTRKKREDKLKCPVCAESFRERHHLTRHMTAHQDKAEDETKDNNCVKKGF